The following proteins come from a genomic window of Elusimicrobiota bacterium:
- a CDS encoding DUF1232 domain-containing protein: MPLVGKRKGRLKNEIAVWRLVFKDPATPKIAKWFLGLAVGYLLSPVDLIPDFIPVLGYLDDLIVVPALFFVAFLLVPKDVRLRCREAVEASETPSVVRRRDA, encoded by the coding sequence ATGCCTTTGGTGGGAAAACGCAAAGGAAGGCTGAAAAATGAAATCGCGGTCTGGCGGTTGGTATTCAAGGACCCCGCGACACCGAAGATTGCCAAATGGTTTCTTGGTTTGGCGGTGGGATACCTGCTTTCGCCTGTGGATTTGATCCCGGATTTCATCCCCGTGTTGGGATATCTGGACGATTTGATCGTGGTCCCGGCGTTGTTCTTTGTCGCGTTCCTGCTGGTGCCAAAGGATGTTAGGCTCCGGTGTCGGGAGGCGGTGGAAGCTTCCGAGACTCCAAGCGTAGTGAGGAGGCGAGATGCCTAA
- a CDS encoding thermonuclease family protein: protein MPKDSVLTTTGYNKLVDDLNKIINEGRARVKTAANMELVRTYWAVGRRIEEEGLTETAGYGDAIMEKLAVALKTDRSTLVRCIQFYNFYQKGAPESSIPWTSWRLLLTVGNEKERAYYIEKVEKEHWSYEKLVEAVKDDSAVTPSGKGGKKLTRPTGGPFTYVATILRVVDGDTLLVMADLGFEVWKEQRLRLACVDTPALGEDGGPEAQEYVLSQLAKAKRVVIRTGKVDAHGRYVAHVFYTLDPEMAREKVFEEGNWLNQELINRGLARAVSGF from the coding sequence ATGCCTAAAGATTCCGTATTGACGACGACGGGATACAACAAGCTCGTCGATGATTTGAACAAGATCATCAACGAGGGCCGGGCGCGGGTGAAAACCGCCGCGAACATGGAGCTTGTGCGGACCTATTGGGCAGTGGGCCGCCGGATCGAGGAAGAGGGGTTGACCGAGACCGCCGGGTACGGCGATGCCATCATGGAAAAGTTGGCGGTCGCCCTGAAAACGGACCGCTCCACCCTGGTCCGGTGCATTCAGTTCTACAACTTTTACCAGAAGGGAGCGCCAGAAAGCTCCATCCCTTGGACGTCGTGGCGTCTCCTCTTGACCGTTGGGAACGAGAAAGAGCGCGCCTATTACATCGAGAAAGTGGAGAAAGAGCATTGGAGTTACGAAAAGCTCGTGGAGGCGGTCAAAGACGACTCCGCCGTCACCCCGTCGGGTAAGGGCGGGAAGAAGTTGACCCGCCCGACTGGCGGCCCCTTTACCTACGTCGCCACCATCCTCCGCGTCGTGGACGGCGACACCCTGCTTGTAATGGCCGATCTCGGGTTTGAGGTCTGGAAGGAACAGCGGCTCCGGCTGGCCTGTGTGGACACCCCGGCTTTGGGTGAAGACGGCGGGCCGGAGGCCCAAGAGTATGTCCTGAGCCAACTGGCGAAGGCCAAGAGGGTGGTGATTCGGACGGGGAAGGTGGACGCCCACGGTCGTTATGTGGCGCATGTTTTCTACACCCTGGACCCGGAGATGGCGCGGGAGAAGGTATTCGAGGAAGGGAATTGGCTGAACCAGGAACTGATAAACCGGGGGTTGGCGAGAGCGGTATCGGGTTTCTGA
- a CDS encoding general secretion pathway protein GspK, with protein MTQRPSRNGGSVLVAALWLVSLLGLVGLSLSSAARESARLTDRRWKTARRNQEAKKAVLLLESLWAASTASVTTAGELARWSAEAGEGVSILDESSRINLNTASTDTLRRLLGSDTAAAGVGDWRDADDRPRFDGAEKTYYASLGRPYPCHNGPLAAVEELLLIKGVTPALYERVKERVTVWGDGKINLNTVSSDTLRDLGFSAGTAERVAAFRRGPDGRWGTVDDGVFRRRNEAPDFLPENELRRWNALAPFLSVRGSAYRLDFPASAGVPRLRVVVTTDGKGIGAWREGGGG; from the coding sequence ATGACCCAGCGGCCCTCCCGGAACGGCGGTTCGGTCCTGGTCGCCGCGTTGTGGCTTGTGTCGCTTTTGGGCCTCGTCGGACTTTCGCTGTCGTCGGCGGCGCGGGAGAGCGCCCGATTGACCGACCGCCGGTGGAAGACGGCTCGGCGAAACCAGGAAGCGAAGAAGGCCGTTCTTCTTTTGGAAAGTCTGTGGGCGGCGTCCACGGCTTCCGTCACCACGGCCGGGGAATTGGCGCGGTGGTCGGCGGAGGCGGGGGAGGGCGTCTCGATTTTGGATGAATCGTCGCGAATTAACCTCAACACGGCGTCCACGGACACCCTGCGACGCCTCCTGGGCTCGGACACGGCCGCGGCGGGCGTCGGCGATTGGCGCGACGCGGACGATCGCCCCCGTTTTGACGGAGCCGAAAAAACCTACTACGCGTCTTTGGGCCGGCCGTACCCGTGCCACAACGGCCCCTTGGCCGCGGTCGAGGAACTTTTGCTGATCAAGGGCGTGACGCCCGCCCTGTACGAGCGGGTGAAGGAGCGGGTCACCGTCTGGGGCGACGGGAAGATCAACCTCAACACCGTTTCGTCGGACACGTTGCGGGATCTGGGTTTCTCCGCCGGGACGGCTGAAAGAGTGGCGGCCTTCCGCCGGGGACCGGACGGACGGTGGGGAACGGTGGACGACGGCGTGTTTCGGCGCCGGAACGAGGCGCCTGATTTTTTGCCGGAAAATGAACTCCGACGGTGGAATGCCCTGGCGCCGTTTCTTTCGGTGCGCGGGAGCGCTTATCGATTGGATTTCCCCGCGTCGGCAGGCGTTCCCCGGTTGCGGGTGGTGGTGACGACGGACGGAAAGGGGATCGGCGCGTGGAGAGAGGGAGGCGGCGGATGA
- a CDS encoding prepilin-type N-terminal cleavage/methylation domain-containing protein — translation MRRWRGVTLIEMLVAMGVAAVLTVSLAGVLRGAVSAWRDLRRQARLDQRARVVLDRLGLDARNRLPFPAAPEGKEEDRLVLFTTAVGPSPGTDSGRETRFVRVTWRTRDVDGVSTVEREEEPLSPTPEALPPRRSAVPGRLRFQHTGRIGVLLELTEDGVTARYATGFP, via the coding sequence GTGAGACGGTGGCGCGGCGTGACGTTGATTGAAATGCTGGTGGCCATGGGCGTGGCCGCTGTCCTGACGGTCTCCTTGGCGGGCGTCCTGCGGGGGGCCGTTTCCGCTTGGCGGGATTTGCGACGCCAGGCGCGCTTGGACCAACGGGCGCGCGTGGTGTTGGACCGGCTGGGATTGGACGCTCGAAACCGCCTGCCATTTCCCGCCGCGCCCGAGGGAAAGGAAGAGGATCGACTCGTTCTGTTCACCACGGCGGTCGGGCCTTCCCCCGGGACCGATTCGGGCAGGGAAACCCGCTTCGTCCGCGTGACGTGGCGGACGCGGGACGTGGACGGCGTGTCGACGGTCGAGCGGGAAGAGGAACCTCTCTCGCCGACGCCCGAGGCGCTGCCGCCCCGCCGAAGCGCGGTCCCGGGACGTCTTCGGTTTCAACACACCGGCCGGATCGGGGTTCTTTTGGAATTGACGGAGGATGGCGTGACGGCGCGTTACGCGACCGGCTTTCCATGA
- a CDS encoding prepilin-type N-terminal cleavage/methylation domain-containing protein translates to MRSDDSGFVLTELLLAAAVLGLGLVVFYQTLGGARRLSARGHDRLVAQGALQDAVSRGEARTPDEEPAAAPGLLSPEWNVQPRDVAGHAIRNIRLSWSTGRHTDELELDAVPRP, encoded by the coding sequence GTGCGATCTGACGATTCGGGTTTTGTTTTAACGGAACTGCTGCTGGCGGCGGCTGTGTTGGGGCTGGGGTTGGTGGTTTTTTATCAAACGTTGGGCGGCGCGCGCCGTCTCTCCGCCCGCGGGCACGACCGTCTGGTCGCTCAAGGGGCGTTGCAGGACGCCGTGTCCCGCGGCGAGGCGCGGACGCCCGATGAAGAGCCCGCGGCGGCGCCGGGCCTCTTGAGCCCGGAATGGAACGTTCAGCCGCGCGACGTGGCGGGCCACGCGATTCGGAACATCCGTTTGTCTTGGTCGACCGGGCGGCACACGGACGAACTGGAATTGGACGCGGTGCCCAGGCCGTGA
- the gspG gene encoding type II secretion system major pseudopilin GspG: protein MDRRRDAGFTLVEMLAVVVIIAVLAAMVVPRFAGRSEEARRSAASADIHANLAGALDLFELDNGFYPTTAQGLEALRTEPSVSPAPPRWKGPYIKKRGALNDPWGRAYVYIAPGARNKGDYDLSSAGADGAPDTPDDITNWSGDDPS from the coding sequence ATGGATCGACGGAGGGACGCGGGTTTCACGCTGGTGGAAATGCTGGCTGTGGTCGTCATCATCGCGGTGCTGGCGGCGATGGTGGTTCCCCGATTCGCCGGACGGTCGGAAGAGGCGCGCCGGTCGGCCGCCTCGGCCGACATCCACGCCAACCTCGCGGGAGCCCTCGATTTGTTTGAACTCGACAACGGGTTTTACCCCACCACCGCCCAGGGGCTGGAGGCCCTCCGGACCGAGCCGAGCGTTTCTCCCGCGCCGCCCCGCTGGAAGGGGCCGTACATCAAAAAGCGCGGCGCTTTGAACGATCCGTGGGGACGGGCCTACGTCTACATCGCGCCGGGCGCGCGCAACAAAGGCGACTACGATCTCTCGTCGGCCGGCGCCGACGGCGCGCCGGACACGCCCGACGACATCACCAATTGGAGCGGCGATGACCCGTCGTGA
- a CDS encoding type II secretion system F family protein — translation MPAFRYSGKTAPGNVRRGVLEAGDRAAALAKLADDGCFPTVLEEIPPARGAESAPFSASELGAFTRGLADLLDAGLALPQALKTVERQAASPRLAGITADLRGRVEGGMSLAAALSAQGKHFSDVYIGMVRAGETGAHLSDALTRLADMADQDEELAARVKTALAYPLLVLATGGATVLFLVLYVVPKLAGVFEDMGQSLPLVTRILVVLSRGARSGAGLFALAGGLVAVGLTWRAGRMDWARLGRWLARGPWVRDLARDAGLARFARTLSVLLAGGIPLLEALRAAADVGGDSALRGRADEARRRVAQGQGLADGFAAAGFPAEMVHRVAVGEEGRRLIPALEKVATALERRRDRSLKVFVALLEPMLILGVGGVIAAIVLGMLLPIFQLSSFIG, via the coding sequence ATGCCCGCGTTTCGTTACAGCGGGAAAACGGCGCCCGGCAACGTCCGGCGGGGCGTGCTGGAGGCCGGGGACCGCGCCGCGGCGCTGGCGAAACTGGCGGACGACGGCTGTTTTCCAACGGTGCTGGAGGAAATACCTCCGGCGCGGGGGGCCGAAAGCGCGCCCTTCTCCGCGAGCGAGCTCGGCGCGTTCACCCGCGGCCTCGCGGACCTCTTGGACGCGGGGTTGGCCCTGCCGCAAGCCTTAAAAACCGTGGAACGGCAGGCGGCGTCGCCCCGACTGGCCGGCATCACGGCGGACCTGCGCGGGCGGGTGGAAGGCGGGATGTCTTTGGCCGCGGCGCTCTCGGCGCAGGGGAAACATTTTTCCGACGTTTACATCGGCATGGTGCGGGCGGGGGAGACGGGCGCCCACCTGTCGGACGCGCTCACCCGATTGGCGGACATGGCCGATCAGGACGAGGAGCTGGCCGCGCGGGTCAAAACCGCTTTGGCCTATCCCCTGTTGGTGTTGGCGACCGGCGGCGCGACGGTTCTTTTTTTGGTTTTGTACGTGGTGCCGAAATTGGCGGGGGTGTTTGAGGACATGGGTCAATCCCTGCCGTTGGTTACGCGCATCCTGGTGGTGTTGAGCCGCGGGGCGCGATCGGGGGCGGGGTTGTTCGCGTTGGCGGGCGGATTGGTTGCCGTCGGCCTAACTTGGCGGGCGGGACGGATGGATTGGGCGCGGCTCGGTCGGTGGTTGGCGCGGGGACCCTGGGTGAGGGACTTGGCGCGGGACGCGGGATTGGCGCGGTTTGCGAGGACCCTCTCGGTTCTTCTCGCGGGGGGTATCCCGTTGCTGGAGGCCTTGCGCGCCGCGGCGGACGTCGGGGGCGATTCCGCCCTGCGCGGCCGGGCGGACGAGGCGCGGCGTCGCGTCGCCCAGGGGCAGGGTTTGGCGGACGGCTTTGCGGCGGCGGGGTTCCCGGCGGAAATGGTCCACCGGGTGGCCGTGGGGGAAGAAGGGCGGCGGTTGATTCCGGCCTTGGAGAAGGTTGCAACGGCCCTTGAACGGCGGCGCGACCGATCGCTCAAGGTGTTTGTGGCGCTGTTGGAGCCGATGCTCATCCTGGGCGTGGGCGGGGTGATCGCGGCGATTGTTTTGGGAATGTTGCTGCCGATTTTTCAGCTGTCATCGTTCATCGGGTAA
- a CDS encoding type II/IV secretion system protein — MASEKPAGETAFGVRVDLAGVTPDPTALGAVPARVAHHYGLFPYGWEGDRLKAAVAEIPDAAKRDEWRFVLKREVVPVLAAPAEILQALKSHYGIGAETVARMPDAGPRVDVSRRRDDLDAAEDASVVKIVNQLLLEAHENRATDIHLEPYENDFRVRYRIDGVLYDAKTAEGLRGHRAAIVSRIKIMAELSIAEKRLPQDGRLRVRVGGQDLDLRVSTLPTPFGESVGIRLLTRRQFLDLRHLGFEDADTGTLAALLEKPHGIVFLTGPTGSGKTTTLYAFLNQINQPDKKIVTIEDPIEYEMKGITQVQVHPAIGLTFAQGLRSMLRHDPDVMMVGEVRDLETAEIAVRVALTGHLVFSTLHTNDAASAATRLQDIGVEPYLIASSVLCVIAQRLVRVICAECREAVPPPPEMARDLADGPDVPKAFRGRGCPACKGTGYRGRTVIYEMLPMTDALRGMIADRRPAHALREEALRGGMRPLRRSGWRKVLDGTTTADDVMRATLQEGL, encoded by the coding sequence ATGGCGTCGGAAAAGCCCGCCGGGGAGACGGCCTTCGGGGTCCGCGTCGATCTGGCGGGGGTGACGCCCGACCCGACGGCGCTGGGCGCCGTGCCCGCCCGCGTCGCCCATCATTACGGGTTGTTCCCTTACGGTTGGGAGGGCGATCGCTTGAAGGCGGCCGTGGCGGAAATCCCCGACGCGGCCAAAAGGGACGAGTGGCGGTTCGTCTTGAAGCGCGAGGTGGTCCCCGTGTTGGCCGCGCCGGCGGAGATCCTCCAGGCGCTCAAAAGCCACTACGGGATCGGCGCCGAGACCGTGGCGCGGATGCCGGACGCGGGGCCGCGCGTGGACGTTTCTCGGCGGCGGGACGACTTGGACGCGGCGGAGGACGCCTCGGTCGTCAAAATCGTCAACCAGTTGTTGCTTGAGGCCCACGAGAACCGGGCCACCGACATCCACCTGGAACCCTATGAGAACGATTTCCGCGTGCGGTACCGGATCGACGGCGTTCTCTACGACGCGAAAACCGCCGAAGGCCTGAGAGGGCACCGGGCGGCCATCGTGTCGCGGATCAAGATCATGGCCGAGCTCTCCATCGCCGAAAAGCGCCTGCCCCAAGACGGACGGTTGCGGGTGCGTGTGGGCGGGCAGGATTTGGATTTGCGCGTGTCGACCCTTCCCACCCCGTTCGGGGAGAGCGTGGGCATACGCCTTTTGACCCGCCGGCAGTTCTTGGATTTGCGGCATTTGGGTTTCGAGGACGCCGACACGGGAACGCTCGCCGCCCTCCTGGAAAAGCCGCACGGCATCGTTTTCCTCACCGGCCCGACGGGCAGCGGCAAAACCACCACGCTTTACGCTTTCCTGAATCAAATCAACCAACCGGACAAAAAAATCGTCACCATCGAGGACCCCATCGAGTACGAGATGAAGGGCATCACCCAGGTGCAAGTGCATCCCGCCATCGGGTTGACGTTCGCCCAGGGGTTGCGTTCCATGCTGCGCCACGACCCCGACGTCATGATGGTGGGCGAGGTGCGGGATCTGGAGACGGCGGAGATCGCCGTGCGCGTGGCCTTGACCGGCCATTTGGTGTTTTCCACGCTGCACACCAACGACGCCGCTTCCGCCGCCACGCGGTTGCAGGACATCGGCGTGGAACCCTATTTGATCGCTTCGTCGGTGCTCTGCGTCATCGCCCAGCGGTTGGTGCGGGTGATTTGCGCCGAGTGCCGGGAGGCCGTTCCGCCGCCTCCGGAGATGGCGCGGGATTTGGCGGACGGCCCCGATGTTCCGAAGGCTTTTCGAGGGCGCGGCTGTCCCGCCTGCAAAGGCACGGGCTACCGCGGCCGGACGGTGATTTATGAAATGTTGCCCATGACGGACGCCCTGCGGGGGATGATCGCCGACCGTCGGCCGGCGCACGCTTTGCGCGAGGAGGCCCTGCGGGGCGGCATGCGCCCCCTGCGGCGATCCGGATGGCGCAAGGTGCTCGACGGAACGACCACCGCCGACGACGTGATGCGGGCGACGCTGCAAGAAGGGCTCTGA
- a CDS encoding transposase, with protein sequence MPRQARIHTPGLLHHVISRGLNRGLIFKSVEDYRDFIERIGPCLEKSPNQILAWALMPNHFHLLVRSGTGGITSFMRRLMSGYANAFNARHKRSGYLFQNRYKSIVCEESAYLMELVRYIHLNPLRAGLVKGLHELRRYPYAGHGVIMGTFRYDWQERDEVLGLFGKTEATATRRYAEFVGEGVSLGRRPDLVGGGLKKSHGGVCSPKSDRECYDSRILGSGSFVESLLSQEEKAERRSRDARRGGWDRLVKAVAQRQGVEPAVLFQKGRRQTVSDGKAMLIYAGVTLFGKTNKKMAAMTRMAEPPASRARQRGKAILEKSGILSELGN encoded by the coding sequence ATGCCACGACAAGCACGTATCCACACACCGGGGCTGTTGCACCATGTGATCAGCCGGGGGCTTAACCGGGGCTTAATCTTTAAAAGCGTCGAGGATTATCGGGATTTTATTGAGCGCATCGGCCCCTGCCTGGAGAAATCCCCCAACCAGATCCTGGCCTGGGCCTTGATGCCGAACCATTTTCATCTCCTTGTGCGCAGCGGGACAGGCGGGATCACCTCATTCATGCGCCGCCTCATGAGCGGCTATGCCAATGCATTCAATGCCCGGCACAAAAGATCCGGCTACCTGTTCCAGAACCGCTACAAATCGATCGTTTGTGAAGAAAGCGCCTATCTCATGGAACTGGTCCGATATATACACCTCAACCCCCTGCGAGCGGGCCTGGTCAAGGGCCTCCATGAACTGCGACGTTACCCCTACGCCGGCCATGGGGTGATTATGGGAACCTTTCGCTATGACTGGCAGGAACGGGATGAAGTGCTGGGCCTGTTTGGGAAAACGGAGGCCACGGCTACCCGTCGTTATGCAGAATTTGTGGGGGAGGGGGTGAGCCTTGGACGACGGCCTGATCTTGTGGGCGGCGGTCTTAAGAAAAGCCACGGAGGTGTGTGCTCCCCCAAAAGTGACCGGGAGTGTTACGACAGCCGCATCCTGGGAAGCGGATCTTTTGTGGAAAGTCTGCTGAGTCAGGAAGAGAAGGCGGAACGGAGATCGCGGGATGCCCGGCGTGGGGGATGGGATCGCCTGGTTAAGGCTGTGGCGCAAAGGCAAGGCGTGGAACCCGCCGTTCTTTTCCAGAAAGGGCGCCGGCAAACGGTGTCTGACGGCAAGGCTATGTTGATCTATGCGGGGGTTACGCTCTTTGGGAAGACGAACAAGAAGATGGCCGCCATGACCCGCATGGCCGAACCTCCCGCCAGCCGGGCCCGCCAACGGGGGAAGGCCATATTGGAAAAGTCGGGGATTCTGTCCGAGTTAGGTAATTAG
- a CDS encoding discoidin domain-containing protein, producing the protein MTNQLNWPDIRAWGSTEGASLPAAHAVDGDERTRWAGQAIDPQWLAVDFGETRAFDTVRLVWEVAYGKDYLVQVSTDKANWTIVGAVTGGDGGVDEVAVGPQAARYLRVYGLARGTAWGYSLYELDAYGPADPVQETLVGSYGEGTASGEIMGLTNVGAIVAAIQSHRNQILKDGNGNMVIARDKWIAYDYENRPVKVVTAEGSVTEYAYDAEGQRVKVTGAGGTTYFVGTVYEERGTERIRYVHAGGQRVAQVSSAAGTSYFHVDQLGSVSALTNGAGAVTRTMAYTPFGGSFEAGGSGETAWRFTGQRQDDGTGLYYFNARYYDPALGRFITPDTMVQAPYDPQTLNRYTYCRNNPVNLVDPSGNSFSLNRTINRVGKSLKRLNQNMYRTWHGFEIVTDTVGYAFQKKNPGVNINIYVEGDIPFGGAGDGEGEDDGDGGMFPPSLQPQPIFIPLTSMPLLLADSRDWVSDAHAALIPESPRVVDILIMNPMAFYGAYKLSAQIGEESAQWYAERYVAGGNLGHLIGGVASSAWTPDTAGWTAGTLAMGWGAAGWAARTGPIIGWRGGEIVLEKGGNRFFRLNPFGNWRGKTWKEKIPHYHRRPGIGKHRPWEGW; encoded by the coding sequence TTGACTAATCAACTAAATTGGCCGGACATCCGTGCGTGGGGGTCGACGGAGGGGGCGAGCCTGCCGGCGGCGCACGCTGTGGACGGGGACGAGCGGACGCGGTGGGCGGGGCAGGCGATCGACCCGCAGTGGCTGGCGGTGGATTTCGGGGAGACGCGAGCGTTCGACACGGTGCGGCTGGTGTGGGAGGTGGCGTACGGGAAGGATTACCTGGTGCAGGTGTCGACGGACAAGGCGAACTGGACGATTGTTGGGGCGGTGACGGGCGGGGACGGGGGCGTGGACGAGGTGGCTGTAGGCCCGCAGGCGGCGCGGTATTTGCGGGTGTACGGGCTGGCGCGTGGGACGGCGTGGGGGTATTCGCTCTATGAGCTCGACGCGTACGGCCCCGCGGACCCTGTCCAAGAGACCTTGGTGGGGAGCTACGGGGAGGGAACGGCGAGCGGGGAAATCATGGGGCTGACGAACGTGGGGGCGATCGTGGCGGCGATTCAAAGCCATCGGAACCAGATATTGAAGGATGGGAACGGGAACATGGTGATCGCGCGGGACAAGTGGATCGCGTACGATTACGAGAATCGGCCTGTGAAGGTGGTGACGGCGGAGGGGAGCGTCACGGAATACGCCTACGACGCGGAGGGGCAGCGGGTGAAGGTGACGGGGGCGGGGGGAACGACGTACTTTGTGGGGACGGTGTACGAGGAGCGGGGGACGGAGCGGATCCGATACGTCCACGCGGGGGGACAGCGTGTGGCGCAGGTGAGCAGCGCGGCGGGGACGAGCTACTTCCACGTGGACCAGCTGGGGAGCGTGAGCGCGCTGACGAACGGGGCGGGGGCGGTGACGCGGACGATGGCGTACACGCCGTTCGGTGGGAGTTTCGAGGCGGGGGGGAGCGGGGAGACGGCGTGGCGGTTCACGGGGCAGCGGCAGGATGACGGGACGGGGCTGTATTATTTCAACGCGCGGTACTACGACCCGGCGCTGGGACGGTTCATCACGCCGGACACGATGGTGCAGGCGCCGTATGATCCCCAAACATTAAACAGATACACCTATTGCCGGAACAACCCGGTCAATCTGGTGGATCCCAGCGGCAATAGTTTTTCTTTGAATCGGACGATTAATAGGGTTGGTAAAAGTCTGAAGCGGCTTAACCAGAATATGTACAGAACATGGCACGGTTTTGAAATAGTCACGGACACCGTCGGATATGCTTTCCAGAAAAAGAATCCCGGGGTGAATATCAATATTTATGTCGAAGGGGATATCCCCTTCGGTGGTGCGGGTGATGGCGAGGGGGAGGATGACGGAGATGGGGGAATGTTTCCCCCAAGCCTTCAACCGCAGCCCATTTTTATTCCCCTCACATCAATGCCCCTATTGCTGGCCGATTCCCGCGATTGGGTAAGCGATGCGCACGCGGCTCTGATTCCCGAGAGTCCCAGGGTGGTGGATATCCTAATAATGAACCCAATGGCTTTTTATGGGGCCTATAAGCTTTCGGCGCAGATCGGCGAGGAATCCGCCCAATGGTACGCCGAACGCTATGTCGCGGGTGGGAACCTCGGGCACCTCATTGGGGGGGTCGCATCATCGGCCTGGACACCGGACACCGCTGGGTGGACGGCGGGAACCTTGGCGATGGGTTGGGGGGCTGCGGGATGGGCCGCGAGGACAGGGCCAATTATAGGGTGGCGAGGTGGGGAGATCGTTCTTGAAAAAGGTGGAAACAGATTCTTTCGTTTGAATCCATTTGGTAATTGGCGGGGAAAAACTTGGAAGGAAAAAATCCCGCACTACCATCGGAGACCAGGAATTGGAAAACATCGACCATGGGAAGGATGGTGA